A window of Garciella nitratireducens DSM 15102 contains these coding sequences:
- a CDS encoding helix-turn-helix transcriptional regulator has protein sequence MKYYRLLNGLYQEDVSKRSGVDRITIVRCENDQLIPSLELCNKIAIGIGVSPYLLYDDYLSFVDRDYGRKIKEIRKKNKMTQEKFGQSLKVHRKTVLRWEKSKLKPTRKHYLILKEYL, from the coding sequence ATAAAATATTATAGGCTTCTAAATGGATTATACCAGGAAGATGTATCTAAAAGAAGTGGCGTTGATAGGATCACTATTGTAAGATGTGAAAATGATCAACTTATCCCCTCTTTGGAACTTTGTAATAAAATTGCCATTGGAATTGGGGTAAGTCCCTACCTATTATATGATGATTATTTATCTTTTGTTGATAGAGATTATGGAAGAAAGATCAAGGAAATTAGGAAGAAGAATAAGATGACTCAGGAAAAATTTGGACAGTCTTTAAAAGTACATCGTAAAACTGTTTTAAGATGGGAAAAAAGCAAATTAAAACCAACTAGAAAACATTATTTAATATTAAAGGAATATTTGTAA
- a CDS encoding type IV pilus twitching motility protein PilT produces MEILDLLKTIMSQNASDLHITVGVPPMMRIDGELVSYGKNKLTSQDTKKILNTIIGEKQKIILQKSGQVDFSYSIPGLSHFRVNAYRQRGNYAIAFRFIPTKIPKLEQLGLPEQLIDFAYYTSGLILVTGPTGSGKSTTLASLINIMNEKRNLHILTLEDPIEYLHNHKKSIVNQREIGQDTVSYASALRAALREDPDVILIGEMRDLETISIAITAAETGHLVLSTLHTMGAPKSINRIIDVFPPYQQQQIRMQLSMVLQGIISQQLIKRKNQSGRVIALEIMKATPAIRNLIREGKIHQIQSCIQMGGEQGMITMDSYLLKLYQRDMISRKDVLHYSIDPESMKNRLLI; encoded by the coding sequence ATGGAAATATTGGATTTATTAAAAACTATAATGAGTCAAAATGCTTCAGATCTCCATATTACTGTAGGGGTTCCACCTATGATGCGTATAGATGGGGAACTTGTATCCTATGGAAAGAATAAATTAACTTCTCAAGATACTAAAAAAATTTTAAATACAATTATAGGAGAAAAACAAAAAATTATTTTACAAAAGAGTGGACAAGTAGATTTTTCTTATTCTATACCAGGATTATCACATTTTAGAGTAAATGCCTATCGACAAAGAGGAAATTACGCCATTGCCTTTCGATTTATTCCTACTAAAATCCCTAAATTAGAACAATTAGGACTACCTGAACAATTAATAGATTTTGCATATTATACAAGTGGTCTTATATTGGTGACAGGGCCTACAGGAAGTGGAAAATCTACTACTTTGGCTTCTTTGATTAATATCATGAATGAAAAAAGAAACTTACATATTTTAACATTAGAAGATCCTATTGAATATTTACATAATCATAAAAAGTCTATAGTAAATCAAAGAGAAATAGGTCAAGATACAGTTAGTTATGCAAGTGCTTTAAGAGCAGCTTTACGAGAAGATCCAGATGTTATTTTAATTGGAGAGATGCGAGATTTAGAAACTATATCTATAGCAATTACTGCTGCTGAAACTGGCCATTTAGTTTTATCTACATTACATACAATGGGAGCACCAAAATCTATTAATCGTATAATTGATGTATTCCCTCCTTATCAACAACAACAGATTCGAATGCAATTATCCATGGTACTTCAAGGAATTATTTCTCAACAATTAATTAAAAGAAAAAATCAATCAGGACGAGTAATTGCTTTAGAGATTATGAAAGCAACTCCAGCTATTCGAAATCTAATTCGAGAAGGAAAAATACATCAAATTCAGTCTTGTATTCAAATGGGAGGAGAACAAGGAATGATTACTATGGACTCCTATCTTTTAAAACTTTATCAAAGGGATATGATAAGTAGAAAAGATGTTCTTCATTATTCAATAGATCCAGAGTCTATGAAAAATAGATTGTTAATTTAG
- a CDS encoding RNA-directed DNA polymerase has translation MILITYRHLFEELIKEEGIRQDILKASLGKRGASYVIRHTGDLSNIDTKTETTPRLEVTIRKIKDMYLSGFELKPHKEVPINDGFKLKKRKIQKPTFFPEQIMTHGVVRVMEKAMMTGMYEFSCGSIPGRGPHYGKRHIEKWINNDPENVKYIGKMDIHHFFNSIKRRNLKKWLKRNIKDKRFLKILFKFLDIFIEGLALGYYISQWLANYLLQPLDHFIKQEVLLDVKKKKEQRYIARMKRKGIKNCKIPKYHCGATHYIRYMDDMVIFGDNKKELHLIIKRIEQFLNERLGLELKGDWQVFKFDYIDKNGERKGRPLDFMGFKFYRDKTTLRKSIMIRATRKAKKISKKPRPTWHDASSMLSYMGWIKHTDTYNMYLERIKPYVNIKQLKRIVSKHSKEAMENERMDSRVLHGETSGI, from the coding sequence ATGATTTTGATAACATATAGACATCTATTTGAAGAACTGATTAAGGAAGAAGGTATCAGGCAAGATATCTTAAAAGCATCCCTAGGAAAACGGGGTGCTTCTTACGTTATTAGGCATACAGGGGACTTATCTAATATCGATACAAAAACGGAAACTACCCCTAGGCTAGAAGTAACTATTAGAAAAATAAAAGATATGTATCTTAGTGGGTTTGAATTAAAACCTCATAAAGAGGTGCCAATCAATGATGGGTTTAAGCTAAAGAAGAGAAAAATACAAAAACCTACTTTCTTTCCTGAACAGATCATGACACACGGGGTTGTAAGAGTAATGGAAAAGGCTATGATGACTGGAATGTATGAATTCTCCTGTGGAAGCATTCCGGGTCGTGGTCCGCACTATGGAAAGAGGCATATCGAGAAATGGATTAATAATGACCCTGAGAATGTAAAGTATATAGGCAAAATGGATATCCACCACTTTTTTAATTCCATAAAAAGAAGAAATCTAAAGAAGTGGTTAAAAAGAAACATAAAGGATAAGAGATTTCTAAAGATATTATTCAAATTTCTAGACATCTTTATTGAAGGTCTTGCACTTGGTTATTATATTTCCCAGTGGCTTGCAAATTACCTATTACAACCATTGGACCATTTTATAAAACAGGAGGTGTTACTTGATGTAAAGAAAAAGAAAGAACAGCGCTATATTGCCAGGATGAAAAGAAAAGGGATAAAGAACTGTAAGATACCTAAGTATCATTGCGGAGCAACACACTATATACGGTACATGGACGATATGGTCATCTTTGGAGACAACAAGAAAGAATTACACCTAATAATTAAAAGGATAGAGCAATTTCTCAATGAAAGATTAGGGTTAGAACTAAAGGGAGATTGGCAAGTATTTAAATTTGACTATATAGATAAAAATGGCGAAAGAAAAGGCAGACCTTTAGATTTTATGGGCTTTAAGTTTTACAGAGATAAAACCACTCTTAGAAAAAGCATTATGATAAGAGCAACAAGAAAGGCTAAGAAAATAAGCAAGAAACCCCGCCCTACTTGGCATGACGCATCATCTATGCTTAGCTACATGGGGTGGATTAAGCACACAGACACATATAATATGTATCTAGAAAGAATTAAGCCTTATGTAAATATTAAGCAACTAAAACGTATAGTCAGTAAACACTCAAAGGAGGCAATGGAAAATGAAAGAATGGACAGTAGAGTATTGCACGGAGAAACCTCTGGAATTTGA
- a CDS encoding GspE/PulE family protein yields MGPKKQIGDLLLEQGKITEGQLQKALNIQKRNKKALGMIFLEEDMIKEEDILQTLENYLKIPRLNLNRIFIDQKAVRMIPYILGKKHCAIPIYFKDEKNLVVAMNDPMDLMAKDDLELVTGKKVSPIIASRNEINDILEKYFNDEDVRRAAQEFKQDCFVGNEENSQEKVLNEINNAPVVRLVNSIIEQGIKSGASDIHIEPYEDRLRIRMRIDGVLREVMKIDKHTHDAIVNRIKIMANLDIAERRLPQDGAIIVDIDNRDIDLRISILPTIFGEKVVIRILDSIQFYKIKNQLGFTSQELNIVEKIIHNPSGLILMTGPTGSGKSSTLYTLLRELNTEVDNIITVEDPVEYKLNGINQVQVNPKIGLTFVTALRSILRQDPNIIMIGEIRDVETAKIAVRASITGHLIFSTIHTNDAASTITRLLEMGVPPYLISSSLTGIISQRLVRKICENCKKSYLASYAEKKILNTSLEEPVTLYKGEGCAMCNKTGYNGRLAIHEVLKIEKEHREMILKEVNTEQLRDFSIKRGMITLRENAIQLVKQGVTTIEEISKIIFL; encoded by the coding sequence ATGGGTCCTAAAAAGCAGATTGGAGATTTATTATTAGAACAAGGGAAAATAACTGAAGGTCAATTACAAAAGGCATTAAATATACAAAAAAGAAATAAAAAAGCACTTGGAATGATATTCTTAGAAGAAGATATGATTAAAGAGGAGGATATTTTACAAACTCTGGAAAATTATTTAAAAATTCCTAGATTAAATCTTAATAGGATATTTATTGATCAAAAAGCAGTTCGGATGATTCCTTATATATTAGGGAAAAAACATTGTGCTATTCCGATTTATTTTAAAGATGAAAAAAATTTAGTGGTTGCTATGAACGATCCAATGGATCTTATGGCAAAAGATGATTTAGAGTTGGTAACAGGAAAAAAGGTTAGTCCTATCATTGCAAGTAGGAATGAAATTAATGATATCTTAGAAAAATATTTTAACGATGAAGATGTTCGAAGGGCTGCTCAAGAGTTTAAACAAGATTGTTTTGTTGGAAATGAAGAAAATTCACAAGAGAAGGTTTTAAATGAAATAAATAATGCACCAGTGGTTCGATTAGTAAATTCTATTATTGAACAAGGGATAAAGAGTGGCGCTAGTGATATACATATTGAACCTTATGAGGATAGATTAAGAATTAGAATGAGAATAGATGGAGTATTACGAGAAGTGATGAAAATAGATAAACATACTCATGATGCGATTGTAAATCGTATTAAAATTATGGCAAATTTAGATATTGCTGAAAGAAGATTGCCACAAGATGGAGCTATAATTGTTGATATAGATAATCGAGATATTGATCTTCGAATTTCTATATTACCGACTATATTTGGTGAAAAAGTTGTCATTCGTATTTTAGATAGCATCCAATTTTATAAAATAAAAAATCAGCTAGGATTTACTTCACAAGAACTAAATATTGTAGAAAAAATAATACATAATCCTTCTGGACTTATTTTAATGACTGGGCCTACGGGAAGTGGAAAATCATCTACTTTATATACCTTATTAAGAGAGTTGAATACAGAAGTAGATAATATTATTACAGTAGAAGATCCAGTAGAATACAAATTAAATGGAATTAATCAAGTCCAAGTAAATCCCAAGATAGGATTGACTTTTGTTACTGCTTTACGTTCTATTTTAAGACAGGATCCTAATATTATTATGATTGGAGAAATACGTGATGTGGAAACAGCAAAGATAGCAGTACGAGCTTCTATTACTGGTCATTTAATTTTTAGCACAATTCATACTAACGATGCAGCATCTACTATTACTCGGTTATTAGAAATGGGGGTACCTCCTTATTTGATTTCATCTTCTTTAACTGGTATTATTTCTCAAAGATTGGTTCGGAAAATATGTGAGAATTGTAAGAAGTCATATCTTGCTTCTTATGCTGAAAAAAAGATTTTAAATACAAGTTTAGAGGAACCAGTTACCTTATATAAAGGTGAGGGATGTGCTATGTGTAATAAGACTGGATATAATGGGAGATTAGCAATTCATGAGGTATTAAAAATAGAAAAGGAACATCGAGAAATGATTTTAAAGGAGGTAAATACAGAGCAATTAAGAGATTTTTCTATTAAAAGAGGAATGATAACATTAAGGGAAAATGCTATTCAATTAGTAAAACAGGGAGTTACTACTATAGAAGAAATATCAAAAATCATATTTTTATAA
- a CDS encoding glycoside hydrolase family 25 protein — protein MGYIVDLSHHQVPGEIDYDKLCAQLDMAIIRVQYGSRTIDKYYKKHIEEMKKRGIPFGVYAWVRGVSENDMRVEARDFYNRSKDLNPLFYALDVEEKSMEDMRIGVNAYIDELKKHTDKKIGVYIGHHLYKSFNLDLSKADFVWIPHYGVNNGKINSKPDFPCDLHQYTSTGRLDGYNGNLDLNRLMNGRTIEFFTGRKEEPKKVSRSVADRATTYTVKKGDTLSEIASTYNTTVNKLVDLNNIKNPNLIYPGQKIKVNRPATQVITYTVKKGDTLSEIAKKYNTTVSKLVKDNNIKDKNKIYPGNKIKIKK, from the coding sequence ATGGGGTATATTGTAGACTTAAGTCACCATCAGGTTCCAGGGGAAATTGATTATGATAAATTATGTGCTCAACTAGATATGGCTATAATTAGAGTGCAATATGGCTCTAGAACAATAGATAAATATTATAAAAAGCATATAGAAGAAATGAAAAAGCGTGGTATACCATTTGGCGTATATGCTTGGGTTCGTGGTGTAAGTGAAAATGACATGAGAGTAGAGGCGAGAGATTTTTACAATCGATCTAAGGATTTAAATCCTTTATTCTATGCTCTAGATGTAGAAGAGAAATCAATGGAAGATATGAGAATTGGTGTTAATGCTTATATTGATGAATTAAAGAAACATACAGATAAGAAAATAGGGGTTTATATAGGGCATCATTTATATAAATCTTTCAATTTGGACTTATCCAAAGCAGATTTTGTGTGGATCCCTCACTATGGAGTTAATAATGGGAAGATTAATAGTAAACCAGATTTTCCATGTGATCTGCACCAATACACCTCAACTGGAAGGCTGGATGGCTATAACGGAAACTTGGACCTTAACAGGCTTATGAATGGAAGAACGATAGAATTCTTCACAGGAAGAAAAGAGGAGCCTAAAAAAGTAAGTAGATCTGTTGCTGATAGAGCAACTACTTACACGGTTAAGAAGGGGGATACTCTTAGCGAAATTGCTAGTACGTATAACACGACAGTAAATAAATTGGTAGATCTGAATAATATCAAAAATCCAAACTTGATTTATCCTGGACAAAAGATAAAAGTAAATAGACCTGCTACTCAAGTAATAACATATACGGTTAAAAAAGGAGATACATTATCGGAGATCGCTAAAAAATACAATACAACTGTATCAAAATTGGTAAAAGACAATAATATTAAAGATAAAAATAAGATTTATCCTGGAAATAAAATAAAAATTAAAAAGTAA
- a CDS encoding type II secretion system F family protein, which yields MPKFEYTAKNYKGETIKGVIDAPRYKEAVTILKNKNYFLIKMEVQRIPIEATISKYKRIKTSDLAIFCRQFATTLNAGIPVLESLEILHKQMENKRFSKIIIDIYEIIQKGYSLSEALAFHSNVFPPLLIHMIEMGEISGTLDTVMEKIAKHFEKENKLHKKLQSAITYPIIVSILAIVIVIFMLTFVMPIFIGIFDNMEAELPTITQILIFVSEGIQSYWYLFILITFILIFLLNRYIKSEQGRYNIDKIKLRVPILGKIQYKVAISRFTYTMSTLLSSGIDLLQALNIVQKVMNNKYITKKLKIVEEEVRKGLGLANPIKNSRIFPPIVCKMIQVGEDTGSLESILEKTADFYDEEVEISIVKMTTMLEPLIIVILGMIIGFIVIAMILPMFEMYSIIK from the coding sequence ATGCCTAAATTTGAGTATACTGCAAAAAATTATAAAGGAGAAACCATTAAAGGAGTAATAGATGCTCCGAGATATAAAGAAGCAGTGACTATATTAAAAAATAAAAACTATTTTCTTATTAAAATGGAAGTTCAAAGAATTCCTATTGAAGCAACTATTTCAAAGTATAAGAGAATAAAAACAAGTGATTTGGCTATATTTTGTCGTCAATTTGCAACTACTTTAAATGCAGGAATTCCTGTTTTAGAGAGTCTAGAAATTTTACACAAGCAAATGGAGAATAAAAGATTTTCTAAAATTATTATAGATATTTATGAAATCATTCAAAAAGGATATTCTTTATCAGAAGCTTTGGCTTTTCATTCCAATGTTTTTCCACCTTTACTAATTCATATGATAGAAATGGGAGAAATAAGTGGCACGTTGGACACAGTAATGGAAAAAATAGCAAAGCATTTTGAAAAAGAAAATAAACTTCATAAAAAATTACAATCAGCCATCACGTATCCTATTATAGTATCTATTCTTGCAATTGTCATAGTAATATTTATGTTAACTTTTGTTATGCCTATTTTTATAGGTATTTTTGATAATATGGAAGCAGAACTTCCTACTATAACACAAATATTAATTTTTGTTAGTGAAGGAATACAAAGTTATTGGTATTTATTTATTTTGATAACTTTCATTTTGATTTTTTTATTAAATAGATATATCAAATCTGAACAAGGAAGATACAATATCGATAAAATAAAACTAAGAGTTCCTATTTTGGGGAAAATACAATACAAAGTAGCCATTTCTCGTTTTACTTATACTATGAGTACATTATTAAGTAGTGGGATTGATTTATTGCAAGCTTTAAATATAGTACAGAAAGTAATGAATAATAAATATATTACTAAAAAATTGAAAATAGTAGAAGAGGAAGTACGAAAAGGTTTAGGATTAGCAAATCCTATTAAAAATAGTAGGATTTTTCCTCCTATTGTATGTAAAATGATTCAAGTCGGGGAAGATACTGGAAGTCTAGAATCTATTTTAGAAAAGACGGCGGATTTTTACGATGAAGAAGTAGAAATATCAATTGTGAAAATGACTACTATGCTTGAACCTTTAATTATTGTTATATTAGGGATGATTATAGGATTTATTGTAATTGCTATGATTCTACCGATGTTTGAAATGTATTCAATTATAAAATAA
- a CDS encoding competence type IV pilus major pilin ComGC encodes MEERNRLKKQRGFTLIELIVVIAILGILAAMVVPNITGFKDSAQTVADEATQRTLQSAVEMYYLDNDTYPNSIDDLKDYLDQIPKGTWKIDENGKVSGSSIAK; translated from the coding sequence ATGGAAGAAAGAAATCGATTAAAAAAGCAAAGAGGATTTACTTTGATTGAACTAATTGTAGTAATCGCAATTTTAGGTATTTTGGCAGCTATGGTTGTGCCTAATATAACAGGTTTTAAAGATTCTGCACAGACAGTAGCAGATGAAGCTACTCAGCGAACTCTTCAGAGTGCTGTAGAAATGTATTACTTAGATAATGATACATATCCAAATAGTATAGATGATCTTAAGGATTATTTAGATCAAATACCTAAAGGAACATGGAAGATAGACGAAAATGGAAAGGTGAGTGGATCTAGTATTGCTAAATAA
- a CDS encoding prepilin peptidase gives MRFFIFVLGLIIGSFLNVCIYRIPIDISIITPLSICKNCETKLKPIDLFPVISWICLKRRCRYCGKSISIRYMMIELFTGILFSILFHKIGFDLVLIPYFILLSILIVISFIDLDYYIIPNKVILFALIIFMVLNVFLKYIEWKDAFLGAFIGGAFLLFIAVVTGGMGMGDVKLMTVIGLYLGWKNIIISLFLSFIIGGVFGTGLLIFKVKGRKDAIPFGPWIALATYITMVTGSGIMTWYIGLFF, from the coding sequence ATGAGATTTTTTATTTTTGTTTTAGGACTAATAATTGGTAGTTTTTTAAATGTTTGTATTTATCGAATTCCAATAGATATATCTATCATTACACCTCTTTCTATTTGTAAAAATTGTGAAACAAAATTGAAACCAATAGATTTATTTCCTGTTATAAGTTGGATATGCCTAAAAAGAAGATGTCGATATTGTGGAAAATCTATTAGTATTCGTTACATGATGATAGAGTTATTTACAGGAATATTATTTTCTATTTTATTTCATAAAATTGGTTTTGACTTAGTACTTATTCCTTATTTTATTTTGCTATCTATTTTAATAGTTATTAGTTTTATAGATTTAGATTATTACATAATTCCTAATAAAGTAATTTTATTTGCATTGATTATTTTTATGGTATTGAATGTATTTTTAAAATATATTGAATGGAAAGATGCTTTTTTAGGAGCTTTTATTGGTGGCGCTTTTTTATTATTTATTGCAGTTGTTACTGGTGGTATGGGGATGGGAGATGTAAAACTTATGACAGTAATTGGATTGTATTTAGGATGGAAAAATATTATTATATCTCTTTTTTTATCTTTTATCATAGGTGGAGTGTTCGGGACAGGATTATTGATATTTAAAGTTAAAGGAAGAAAGGATGCAATTCCTTTTGGTCCATGGATTGCTCTAGCGACTTATATCACAATGGTAACAGGTTCAGGGATAATGACTTGGTATATAGGTTTGTTCTTCTAA
- a CDS encoding XkdX family protein, producing the protein MFYTLLRLYNQKRLSKEGLLNAVRKRWITKEEYKEIAGEEYEE; encoded by the coding sequence ATGTTTTATACATTACTGAGACTTTACAATCAAAAAAGATTGTCAAAAGAAGGTTTGTTAAACGCTGTAAGAAAAAGATGGATTACTAAAGAAGAATACAAAGAGATAGCTGGGGAGGAATATGAAGAATAA
- a CDS encoding BppU family phage baseplate upper protein, with protein sequence MALDNFRRVDIRLDKANAYIPENLFAKEGDYNGRELLIQLTNGGQETDTTGVQVIFNWKHLQKGHSGSTYFQEEDVTKGKYVVAYPTQMLFAGLVTCWFSVVDNGKITNTKNITLTVEKGDNGDLIVAENDFSILQDALIQINQYQNEIDAIKTDLQVQADNLLATEKAELDDLEANYAPKLQALETQFNDTIENVTVDSEVITARTSLATGISYDTLALILEAIENRQLIHDPVEGKFYIETIEIVDGKEMTKIEEVM encoded by the coding sequence ATGGCGCTAGACAATTTTAGGCGAGTCGATATAAGACTAGACAAGGCAAATGCTTATATTCCCGAAAATCTATTTGCTAAAGAAGGGGATTACAATGGCAGAGAATTGCTTATACAACTAACAAATGGTGGGCAAGAAACAGATACTACAGGAGTACAAGTTATATTTAATTGGAAGCACTTGCAAAAGGGGCACAGTGGCAGTACTTATTTCCAAGAGGAAGATGTAACAAAAGGGAAATATGTAGTAGCTTACCCCACTCAAATGCTATTCGCTGGGCTCGTTACTTGCTGGTTTTCTGTAGTGGATAATGGGAAAATTACTAACACAAAAAATATTACATTAACAGTAGAAAAAGGCGATAACGGGGATTTAATAGTAGCAGAAAATGACTTTAGTATCCTACAAGATGCCTTGATACAAATTAACCAATACCAAAATGAAATTGATGCTATAAAAACAGATTTACAAGTCCAAGCTGATAATTTATTAGCAACAGAAAAAGCAGAATTAGATGATTTAGAAGCAAACTATGCTCCGAAATTGCAAGCGCTGGAAACGCAGTTTAATGATACTATTGAAAATGTGACTGTTGATAGTGAGGTCATTACTGCTAGGACAAGTCTTGCAACTGGAATTAGTTATGATACATTAGCTTTAATTTTAGAAGCTATAGAAAATAGGCAACTTATACATGATCCAGTGGAAGGGAAATTTTATATAGAAACTATCGAAATAGTAGATGGTAAAGAAATGACTAAAATAGAGGAGGTAATGTAA
- a CDS encoding helix-turn-helix domain-containing protein, whose translation MPYKFETKKELIDYISSEVLTTSEAVKLLSCSRQYINQLVKEKKLLPIKKAGNTTLFLKSDVLNIKS comes from the coding sequence ATGCCATATAAATTTGAAACTAAAAAAGAACTAATTGATTATATTTCTAGTGAAGTTTTGACTACTTCAGAAGCAGTAAAACTATTAAGTTGTTCTAGACAGTATATTAATCAATTAGTTAAAGAGAAAAAATTACTTCCAATTAAAAAAGCTGGCAACACTACTTTATTTTTAAAATCTGATGTATTAAATATTAAATCTTAG
- a CDS encoding phage holin family protein, giving the protein MEYKHTILTSFGIVGSIIAHYLGGWDTALQTLIIFMAIDYIAGLITAGVFHRSGKTDNGRLESKAGFKGLCKKGMILLIVLVATQLDLVIGTDVVRNAVIIAFTANEAISILENAGTMGIKIPKKLTDAIEILKDKGEEK; this is encoded by the coding sequence ATGGAATATAAACACACAATATTGACATCTTTTGGAATAGTCGGAAGCATAATAGCACACTATTTAGGAGGGTGGGATACAGCCTTGCAAACACTCATTATTTTTATGGCAATTGACTACATAGCAGGACTTATTACAGCTGGTGTATTCCACCGAAGTGGAAAAACAGATAATGGGAGACTTGAAAGCAAAGCAGGGTTTAAAGGGCTGTGCAAAAAAGGTATGATCCTTTTAATCGTGCTAGTAGCAACTCAACTGGATCTTGTTATAGGAACGGATGTAGTTAGAAATGCTGTTATTATAGCATTTACAGCGAATGAAGCTATATCTATATTAGAAAATGCCGGAACTATGGGAATAAAAATACCTAAAAAGCTTACAGATGCTATAGAAATATTAAAAGACAAAGGAGAGGAAAAATAA